A region of Rhizobium grahamii DNA encodes the following proteins:
- a CDS encoding oligosaccharide flippase family protein, producing the protein MAVIETAEKLMPAGLRPAGSRILRALLAVLTERGEKAAAQRMALTAFSIRIASAALAFLSQIVLARMMGEYEYGIFVFVWVLIVLFGDLSCLGFHTAIVRFLPQYRAAGAYAEIRGLTGTARVFGLISGTIVLAIGMIALHVFSDKVQSYYIIPIVLGLLAMPMIALGDILEGTSRANHWPVMALSPVYIIRPVLIILFMLAAIGFGAPRTAVTAMQAALAATYVTALGQYAATLVRLRRHYKEGPSKVDFLGWLGVAFPIFLIEGVSFLLTNSDVVVVGIFLEPHDVAIYFAAAKTMALVHFINFSVKAASGPRFSSLIAEGNRPQLAAAAIDAARWTFWPALAVGLAVLAAGHLLLSLFGGAFTAGYALMAILLAGILAKALVGPAETLLMMAGKQKICVMLYAGALKANVVLNIALIPQFGIEGAAIATASAMGVEAVLLHLAVRRSLGIALFAFAKPPVAHNEMEA; encoded by the coding sequence ATGGCAGTCATAGAGACGGCAGAAAAGCTTATGCCTGCGGGGCTTCGCCCTGCAGGTAGCCGTATTCTGCGCGCGTTGCTCGCCGTGCTGACCGAGCGCGGTGAAAAGGCGGCCGCCCAGCGCATGGCGCTGACCGCATTCTCCATCCGTATCGCCAGTGCTGCCCTCGCCTTCCTGTCTCAGATCGTCCTTGCCCGGATGATGGGCGAATACGAATACGGCATCTTTGTCTTCGTCTGGGTGCTGATCGTTCTCTTCGGGGACCTGTCCTGCCTAGGTTTTCACACGGCGATTGTCCGTTTTCTGCCGCAATACAGGGCCGCCGGCGCTTACGCCGAGATTCGCGGGCTCACCGGCACGGCGCGCGTCTTCGGCCTGATCTCAGGCACTATCGTCCTCGCGATCGGCATGATCGCGCTGCACGTCTTCAGCGACAAGGTCCAGAGCTACTACATCATCCCGATCGTGCTTGGCCTTTTGGCGATGCCGATGATCGCGCTCGGCGATATCCTGGAAGGAACGTCGCGCGCCAATCACTGGCCGGTCATGGCCTTGAGTCCGGTCTATATCATCCGGCCTGTCCTCATCATCCTGTTCATGCTGGCGGCAATCGGCTTCGGTGCGCCGCGTACCGCCGTTACGGCAATGCAGGCAGCGCTTGCGGCCACCTACGTCACGGCGCTTGGCCAATATGCCGCAACGCTCGTGCGCCTGCGCCGTCATTACAAAGAGGGCCCGAGCAAGGTCGATTTCCTAGGATGGCTGGGCGTTGCCTTTCCGATCTTCCTGATCGAAGGCGTGAGCTTCCTCCTTACCAACTCGGACGTCGTCGTCGTCGGCATCTTCCTCGAGCCGCACGATGTCGCGATCTATTTCGCCGCCGCCAAGACGATGGCGCTCGTCCACTTCATCAACTTTTCGGTCAAGGCCGCCTCCGGACCGCGTTTCTCGAGCCTCATCGCCGAAGGCAACCGTCCGCAGCTCGCCGCAGCCGCGATCGATGCCGCCAGATGGACGTTCTGGCCCGCGCTTGCGGTCGGCCTTGCGGTCCTGGCTGCCGGGCACCTCCTGCTTTCGCTGTTCGGCGGCGCCTTCACGGCCGGCTATGCGCTGATGGCAATCCTGCTCGCCGGTATCCTCGCCAAGGCGCTGGTGGGACCTGCCGAAACCCTGCTCATGATGGCCGGCAAGCAGAAGATCTGCGTCATGCTCTACGCCGGTGCCCTGAAGGCAAACGTCGTGCTGAACATTGCCCTCATCCCGCAATTCGGCATCGAAGGCGCGGCAATCGCCACCGCGTCGGCAATGGGCGTCGAAGCCGTGCTGCTGCACCTTGCGGTTCGCCGCTCGCTTGGCATCGCCCTCTTCGCCTTCGCCAAACCGCCCGTCGCCCACAACGAGATGGAAGCCTGA
- a CDS encoding TetR/AcrR family transcriptional regulator — translation MRVSREKFAENREKILQVAGVLFREKGFDGIGVAEIMKAAGMTHGGFYGHFESKEDLALEVSRALIEKVKIRWNEIIASAPGRPLDALLNHYLSRCSVDDPGGSCVFASLAQEVSRSRGAVRETFNDGLSMLVDILSGIVPGETPKERREKGFTTLSAMMGAVILARAVESRELSDSFLYTTRDALSLANKADA, via the coding sequence ATGCGGGTTAGCCGAGAGAAATTTGCCGAAAATCGCGAGAAGATCCTGCAGGTTGCGGGGGTGCTGTTTCGCGAGAAGGGCTTCGACGGTATCGGCGTTGCGGAGATAATGAAGGCTGCCGGCATGACGCATGGCGGGTTCTATGGGCATTTCGAATCAAAGGAAGACCTGGCGCTTGAGGTCAGCCGGGCGCTGATCGAAAAGGTGAAGATCCGCTGGAACGAGATCATCGCCTCGGCGCCGGGGCGACCGTTGGATGCGCTGCTCAATCACTATCTGTCGCGTTGCAGTGTCGATGATCCGGGCGGGAGCTGCGTCTTTGCCTCGCTCGCCCAAGAAGTCAGCCGCAGCCGCGGTGCGGTGCGCGAGACGTTCAATGACGGGCTTTCGATGCTCGTCGATATCCTCTCCGGCATTGTTCCCGGTGAAACGCCGAAGGAGCGTCGTGAAAAGGGATTCACGACGCTTTCAGCCATGATGGGGGCGGTCATCCTTGCGCGGGCAGTCGAGAGCCGTGAGCTTTCGGACAGTTTTCTCTATACGACGCGCGACGCGCTTTCCCTCGCTAACAAAGCTGATGCCTAG
- a CDS encoding class I SAM-dependent methyltransferase codes for MTTIPFEARRFQSTAAYYTRYRVPYPDDLIAHVSERTGLAPGDRVLDLGCGPGQLGIAFARLAGADVTGLDPEPEMLEAAASDAAAAGVTVTFVKGSSYDLGQRFAPLKLTVMGRSFHWMDRPATLKALDDITVPGGCVVLFGDRHISSTPDWRQAVNTLAESYAPERNADRERRKGPDWVEHEGILLQSRFNDLERISVIRERKLSPDDIVGRAFSTSATSPQALGDKSAAFEAALRETLAKLSPEGIFAEIVEIGGLIARRS; via the coding sequence ATGACAACCATTCCCTTCGAGGCACGCCGCTTTCAATCCACGGCGGCCTATTACACGCGTTACCGCGTTCCCTACCCCGACGACCTGATCGCGCACGTTTCCGAACGTACCGGTCTTGCGCCGGGCGACCGCGTGCTCGACCTTGGCTGCGGCCCAGGCCAACTCGGCATCGCCTTTGCGCGATTGGCCGGCGCCGATGTCACCGGCCTCGATCCCGAGCCGGAGATGCTGGAGGCTGCAGCCTCCGACGCTGCCGCGGCCGGTGTAACCGTAACCTTCGTCAAAGGCTCTTCATATGATCTCGGTCAGCGTTTCGCACCGCTGAAGCTGACGGTCATGGGGCGCTCGTTTCACTGGATGGATCGCCCGGCAACGCTAAAGGCGCTCGATGATATCACCGTACCGGGCGGTTGCGTCGTCCTGTTCGGCGACCGGCATATTTCTTCAACGCCAGACTGGCGGCAGGCCGTCAACACGCTCGCCGAAAGCTATGCGCCGGAACGCAATGCCGATCGTGAACGGCGCAAAGGGCCGGATTGGGTGGAGCATGAAGGCATCTTGCTTCAGTCACGCTTCAACGACCTCGAACGGATTTCCGTCATCAGGGAACGCAAGCTCAGCCCCGACGATATCGTCGGCCGCGCCTTTTCAACATCGGCAACTTCGCCGCAGGCGCTTGGCGACAAGTCTGCAGCCTTCGAGGCCGCCCTGCGTGAGACGCTCGCAAAGCTTTCGCCCGAGGGCATCTTCGCGGAGATCGTGGAGATCGGTGGCCTGATCGCCCGTCGAAGCTAG
- a CDS encoding AMP-binding protein yields MRLPQRDRYEDLYRDFAWDIPDDFNIGRAVSDDWAERAPERVCLEHFSPDGNHLSMTYRELAERSSSFANALVSLGVKKGDRVALLLPQSFETVIAHVAIYKIGAIALPLALLFGVEALEYRLKTAGASVVITNAFGLDRIREIRERLPDLSEVISVDGEAHGARSFSALVGEYPQVFEVAKTAPHDPALMIFTSGTTGPPKGALHGHQVLAGHIPGMQFAHEGFPQPGDKVWTPSDWAWAGGLLNALLPSLLLGVPVVSSPAQKFDADMAYRIMAEMKVRNGFIPPTALRLLRSVPDPRKKYDLVLRTIGAAGESLGAETHDWVKRTVGITVNEFYGQTECNFVLSSNASIGISRPGAIGRAVPGHRVAIVSEKGEELPVGEPGQIAIRRPDPVMFLGYWNDAEATQRKFAGEWLLTGDIGRQDAEGYVTFFGRDDDVITSSGYRIGPAEIEDCLIGHPAVQLAAAVGKPDSVRTEIVKAYVVLAPGFEPSERLALDISEWVKMRLSMHEYPREVEFVPELPLTTTGKVIRRLLRERSASAAPIHAPQGT; encoded by the coding sequence ATGAGACTGCCGCAGCGCGATCGCTACGAAGACCTTTACCGTGATTTTGCGTGGGACATCCCTGACGATTTCAACATCGGCCGTGCGGTGAGCGACGACTGGGCCGAGCGGGCGCCAGAGCGCGTCTGCCTTGAGCACTTCAGCCCCGATGGCAATCACCTTTCGATGACATATCGCGAACTGGCCGAGCGCTCGTCTTCCTTTGCCAATGCGCTGGTCTCGCTGGGGGTGAAGAAGGGCGATCGCGTCGCGTTGCTGCTGCCGCAATCGTTCGAGACGGTCATTGCACATGTTGCGATCTACAAGATCGGCGCGATCGCGTTGCCGCTGGCCTTGCTCTTCGGTGTCGAGGCGCTGGAGTACCGGTTGAAGACGGCGGGCGCATCCGTCGTCATCACCAACGCTTTCGGCCTTGATCGAATCCGCGAGATCCGCGAGCGCCTGCCCGATCTCAGCGAAGTGATCTCTGTCGATGGCGAAGCACACGGCGCGCGATCCTTTTCCGCGCTTGTTGGGGAGTATCCGCAAGTCTTCGAGGTTGCCAAGACCGCGCCTCATGATCCCGCATTGATGATCTTCACCTCAGGGACGACGGGCCCGCCAAAGGGCGCCTTGCACGGCCATCAGGTGCTCGCTGGCCACATACCCGGAATGCAGTTTGCCCACGAAGGTTTTCCGCAGCCGGGCGACAAGGTCTGGACGCCCTCGGACTGGGCCTGGGCCGGCGGACTGCTGAATGCGCTGCTGCCGAGCCTGCTGCTCGGTGTTCCCGTCGTCTCGTCACCGGCGCAGAAATTCGACGCGGATATGGCTTACCGCATCATGGCCGAGATGAAGGTGCGCAACGGCTTTATTCCGCCGACCGCGCTCCGGCTGCTGCGATCGGTTCCCGATCCACGGAAGAAATACGATCTCGTCTTGCGCACGATCGGCGCGGCAGGCGAATCGCTCGGCGCCGAGACCCATGATTGGGTAAAGCGCACAGTTGGAATTACCGTGAACGAGTTCTACGGCCAGACGGAGTGCAATTTCGTCCTGTCATCGAATGCCTCGATCGGGATCAGCCGACCGGGCGCGATCGGCCGGGCGGTGCCTGGACATCGCGTCGCGATCGTCAGCGAGAAAGGCGAGGAACTGCCTGTTGGGGAGCCCGGGCAGATCGCCATCCGGCGGCCGGATCCTGTGATGTTTCTCGGATATTGGAACGACGCAGAGGCCACGCAGCGCAAGTTTGCCGGTGAATGGTTGCTGACAGGCGATATCGGACGCCAGGATGCGGAAGGCTACGTGACTTTCTTCGGCCGGGACGATGATGTCATTACCTCGTCCGGATACCGGATCGGACCCGCTGAAATCGAGGACTGTCTGATCGGACATCCGGCCGTGCAGCTCGCCGCAGCCGTTGGTAAGCCGGATTCGGTTCGGACCGAGATCGTCAAGGCCTATGTGGTGCTGGCGCCCGGCTTTGAGCCTAGCGAGCGATTGGCGCTCGATATTAGTGAGTGGGTCAAGATGCGCCTCTCGATGCACGAGTATCCGCGCGAGGTGGAGTTCGTGCCGGAACTGCCGCTGACGACGACGGGCAAGGTGATCCGGCGCCTGCTGCGCGAGCGATCGGCCAGCGCCGCGCCTATCCACGCCCCGCAAGGGACATGA
- a CDS encoding aldo/keto reductase, with the protein MDYVKFGGTGLEVSKICLGCMTFGDPGRGNHSWTLGEEESRALIKQALDHGINFLDTANTYSDGSSEEIVGRAIKDFSKREDIVLATKVFNRMRPGPNGAGLSRKAIFDEIDNSLRRLGTDYVDLYQIHRFDPTTSIEETLEALHDVVKAGKARYIGASSMYAWQFAKMLYTSRANGWTPFVSMQDHLNLLYREEEREMLPFCADQKIAVIPWSPLARGRLTRDWDEKTARSETDEFGKTLYKQAEDADRAIIGLVGKLAEKYGVSRAQIATAWIVQKSEVTAPIIGASKPGHLTDAVTALAVKLTKEDVAALEEPYVPHRVEGFK; encoded by the coding sequence ATGGATTACGTCAAATTTGGCGGCACTGGCCTGGAAGTGTCGAAAATCTGCCTGGGCTGCATGACCTTCGGCGATCCAGGCCGCGGCAATCATAGCTGGACACTTGGCGAGGAGGAGAGCCGTGCTCTGATCAAGCAGGCGCTTGATCACGGCATCAACTTCCTCGATACCGCCAACACCTATTCCGACGGATCTTCGGAAGAGATCGTCGGACGCGCCATAAAGGACTTCTCAAAGCGCGAGGACATCGTGCTCGCGACGAAGGTATTCAACCGCATGCGACCGGGGCCGAACGGCGCCGGCCTCTCGCGCAAGGCGATCTTCGACGAGATCGACAACAGCCTGCGCCGTTTGGGCACCGACTATGTCGATCTCTACCAGATCCATCGCTTTGACCCGACGACCTCCATCGAGGAAACGCTGGAAGCGCTGCACGATGTCGTCAAGGCCGGCAAGGCGCGCTATATCGGCGCCTCCTCGATGTATGCCTGGCAGTTCGCCAAGATGCTCTACACATCGCGCGCAAACGGCTGGACGCCTTTTGTCAGCATGCAGGACCATCTCAACCTGCTCTACCGTGAAGAAGAACGCGAAATGCTGCCCTTCTGCGCGGACCAGAAGATCGCCGTGATCCCATGGAGCCCGCTCGCTCGTGGTCGCCTGACGCGCGATTGGGATGAAAAGACGGCGCGCAGCGAAACCGATGAATTCGGCAAAACGCTTTACAAGCAGGCCGAAGATGCCGATCGCGCCATTATCGGCCTTGTCGGCAAGCTGGCTGAAAAATACGGGGTTTCCCGTGCCCAGATCGCGACAGCCTGGATTGTCCAGAAGAGCGAAGTGACGGCCCCGATCATCGGCGCATCGAAGCCGGGCCACCTGACTGACGCGGTTACGGCCTTGGCCGTCAAGCTGACAAAGGAAGACGTCGCGGCCCTTGAAGAACCCTACGTGCCGCACCGGGTCGAAGGCTTCAAGTGA
- a CDS encoding GNAT family N-acetyltransferase: MVRTPSATPTTDATKNRMVHELASLAFDAPQAEARIDVGRPGRELCLYSGKLGYEMQEELDFLSNRAMEPNVFFTGRFLAPAMPRLDDRQVNFALLRDRNESRSRLRVLMPFSVEKPGFAVGPSIIRIWANNFAPLGTPLVDGEDAAETLDNLLEGLADRNLRLPSILVLPDVRLNGIFARLAKAVAIGRNLPITVTNPYLRPMLQSDEDATVYLRRSVSSSHLREMRRQWRLLEEQGNVGYSVARQPREIHTRFEEFLALEAGGWKGKKRSALVTDRYHTAFAREAISNLAEVDAVRVHTIDLNGKAIASTVVLMMGGEAYTWKTAYNESYARYSPGKLLMAELTEWHLDDANIQRSDSCAIPDHPIMSRLWQEREEMGTVVIGLTQNSDREVRQVSAQLHMYSSTRSVAKMLRQKIMSLAGRG; this comes from the coding sequence ATGGTCCGCACTCCTTCCGCCACTCCGACGACCGATGCGACCAAGAACCGAATGGTCCATGAACTGGCCTCGCTGGCGTTCGACGCGCCGCAGGCCGAGGCCCGCATCGACGTCGGCCGGCCCGGTCGGGAACTCTGCCTCTATTCCGGCAAGCTCGGCTACGAGATGCAGGAGGAACTCGACTTCCTCTCAAACCGCGCGATGGAGCCGAACGTGTTCTTCACCGGCCGCTTCCTGGCGCCAGCCATGCCGCGCCTCGACGATCGACAGGTGAATTTTGCATTGCTTCGGGACCGAAACGAAAGCCGCAGTCGACTGCGCGTTTTGATGCCGTTCTCGGTTGAGAAACCCGGCTTTGCGGTAGGGCCGTCCATCATCCGCATCTGGGCGAACAATTTCGCTCCCTTGGGAACGCCGCTCGTCGATGGCGAAGACGCTGCCGAAACGCTCGACAACCTGCTGGAAGGGCTGGCCGACCGCAACTTGCGCCTGCCCTCGATCCTCGTATTGCCGGATGTCCGGCTGAACGGCATCTTCGCGCGGCTGGCAAAAGCGGTGGCGATCGGCCGGAACCTGCCGATCACCGTGACCAATCCCTACCTGCGTCCGATGCTGCAAAGCGACGAGGACGCGACCGTCTACCTGCGCCGCTCGGTATCATCGTCGCACCTGCGCGAAATGCGGCGGCAATGGCGCCTGCTGGAAGAGCAGGGCAACGTCGGCTACAGCGTCGCCCGCCAACCGCGCGAGATCCACACCCGTTTCGAGGAATTCCTGGCGCTCGAAGCCGGCGGCTGGAAGGGGAAGAAGCGCAGCGCGCTGGTGACCGACCGCTATCATACCGCCTTCGCCCGCGAGGCGATCTCAAACCTGGCGGAGGTCGATGCCGTTCGCGTCCACACGATCGACCTCAATGGAAAAGCGATTGCCTCCACCGTCGTGCTGATGATGGGTGGCGAGGCCTACACCTGGAAAACGGCTTACAACGAGAGCTACGCCCGTTATTCGCCGGGTAAGCTTCTGATGGCGGAGTTGACCGAATGGCATCTCGACGACGCCAACATCCAGCGTTCGGATTCCTGCGCTATTCCCGATCATCCGATCATGAGCCGACTCTGGCAGGAGCGGGAAGAGATGGGAACCGTGGTGATCGGGCTGACACAGAACAGTGACCGTGAAGTCCGCCAGGTCTCGGCTCAGCTTCACATGTACAGCAGTACGCGAAGCGTCGCGAAAATGCTGCGTCAAAAAATCATGTCCCTTGCGGGGCGTGGATAG